The genomic region CCGTAGTCGGTGATCGGCTCGATGTTCTGAAGCGTCGCCATGTCCTCGTCCGAGATGACGAAATCGAGCTCGGCGTTGGCCTTCATGTGGGCGGGGTTCGCCGTCTTCGGGAGCGGCAGCAGACCCAGCTGCAGCACGTAGCGGATCGACAGCTGCGGGACCGACACGCCGTACTTCTCGGCGAGGGCCTTCACCTGCTCGTTCTTCAGCAGCTGGCCGTGGGCGACCGGCGAGTATGCCTCGACGAGGATGCCCTTCGACTGGGTGTACTCGATGAGCTCGTGGGGCGTGTTGCCGATGTGCGCGAGGATCTGGTTGACCATCGGATTCACGGTCGCGACCTCGAGGATGTTGTCGAGGTCGGCCCTCTCGAAGTTCGACAGGCCGATCGCCCGCAGCTTGCCGGCGGTGTAGGCGTCTTCCAGCGCCTTCCAGACCTGGCGGTTCTCCTCGAAGAACGGCTTGTCGCCGCGGAACTGCGTCCACGGCTGCGGGCTGTGGATGATCATCATGTCGATGTGGTCCAGGCCCATCGTCTTCAGCGACCGGTCGATGCCGGCCACGGCGCGCTTGTACGACTTGGCGCCCGCGTCGAGTTTCGTCGTGACGAACACGTCCTCGCGCTTGACGCCTGCGGTGCGCACGGCCTCGCCGACGCCCTTCTCGTTGCGGTACGCCTGGGCGGTGTCGATGTGGCGATAGCCGACCTCCAGCGCGCTCTTGACGGCGGGAACCACGTCGGCGTTGTTGATGAACCAGGTGCCGAGGCCGAGCTTCGGGATCTCGACGCCATTGGACAGTGTGTAGCTCTCTTCGATGATCATGCGACTCTCAGTTTCTCTTGGTGTGGGCTGACTCTTCGGGCCGACCGTTCAGTCAGCCGCATCGACGGGAAAGGCGAGGACGATCCGGCCTCGCAGCCCGCCGGCGTCCAGCCGAGCGTGGGCGGCGACCGCATCGACGGCGGGGTAGGTCGCGGCAACGCGCAGCGGGAGGATGCCCCCTTCGACCTGCTCACGCAGGCGCGTGATCGCGGCCTGGTCCTGGGCGCGCTGGCGGACGTTCACGTGGAGCACGCGGATGCCGCGCTCGGGCTCGGCATCCCAGAAGCGCAGGTCGATCAGCGCGCCGCCGTCGCGGACTGCCGGGAGGATCGCGGCGTAGAGGGTCGCGCCGTCGAGCACGGCGTCGACTCCGTCGGGCGCCGCGGCGAGGATCGCCTCGATCGCGCCGTCGCCGCGGGGGACGAACACGTCGGCGCCGAGGGCGCGGACATCCGCCTCGTCGTCGGCGCCGGCCAGAGCGATCACCCGGAGCCCGTCCTGGTGCGCGAGGGCGACGGAGGAGGCGCCCACCGCTCCGGCGGCTCCGGTGACCAGGATTGTGCTGCCGGCGGGGAGCGCGAGCGTGTCAAGCGCGTTGCGCGCGGTCAGCGCGTTCATGAGGAAGGACGCGGACTCCGCCCAATCGGCGCCCGCAGGAGCCGCCGTCGCGGAGGCCGCCGGGACGACGACGTACTCGCTGTAGCCGCCGAACGAGCCGGTGTTGTCGAGGATCGCCACGACCCGCGCGCCGACCTCGACATCGACACCCTCGCCGACCTCGTCGACCGTGCCGGCGACGTCCATGCCGGGGACGTAGGGAAGCTCGAGGCCCTCGTAGATCGCCGCGAGCGACCCGTCCCGGAGCATCACGTCGGCGGGGTTGAGCGCTGCCGCGGCGACGCGGATGCGGATCTCGCCCGCGGCCGGGTGCGGGTCGGGGAGGTCGACAGGGTGCAGGACCTCGGGTCCGCCGTACTGGGTCAGGCCGATCGCCTTCATGCATGCTCCTGGGGTTGTGCGTGCGGTCCGCCGGACCCGACGGCGGTGGTGATACCAAGGGACCACGTCTCGCGCATGCATCGCGAGGCACCCGCACTGCACGTACTGGCAGTGCCTGTTTTCCGCCGGACGAGCGGCATACCGTGGGCTCATGGACAACCGCACTGAGGTCCGTGACTTCCTCACGGCACGACGTGCCCGGCTCAAGCCCGAGGACGTCGGCCTGCCCAACTTCGGAGGCAGGAGACACGTCAAGGGACTGCGCCGCGAAGAGGTCGCGATGCTCGCCGGCGTCTCGAGCGAGTACTACGCCCGACTCGAGCGCGGCGACATCGCCGGAGTCTCCGACCAGGTGCTCGACGCGCTCGCCGATGTGCTGCAGCTGGACGACACCGAGCGCGCGCACCTGGCGAACCTGGCGCGCACGGCATCTGCGACCGGCCGCACCCGTCGGCCGAAGGTCGCGCCGCAGTCGGTGCGACCGGGCGTCCTGGCAGCGGTGAACGCCATCACCGGCGCACCGGCGTTCGTCCGCAACGGAGCCCTCGACATCCTCGCCGTCAACGATCTCGGGCGGGCGTACTATGCGCCGCTGTTCGAGGCGGCGGGCGACGGCACCCCGAACATCGCCAAGTTCAACGTCTTCGACCCGGCGGCACGCTCGTTCTACCCCGACTGGACCCGCGCGATCGACGGCACCGTTGCGATCCTGCGCTACGAGGCCGCGAAGAACCCGTACGACAGGCGGATCACCGAGGTGATCGGAGAGCTGTCCACGCGCAGCGAGGTCTTCCGCGACCGATGGGCGAACGCGGTCGTGCACCGGCACGACGCGGGACTGAAGGTCGCCATCCATCCCGCTGTCGGCGAGCTGTCGCTGCACATGGTCGGCACCGAGGTCATCACCGAGCCGGGCCTGTCCATCATGATCTATTCCGCCGAGGCGGGGTCCGCCGGGGAAGAGAAGCTTCGGCTTCTGGCCAGCTGGGCCGCCACAGCGCAGGTCGAGTCCGCGGACTCCGACCAGACACGCAACGCTCGCAGCTGAATCTTCCGCGACGTCACACCCGCCGCCGACGCGCCGGGTGCCGTCATCGTTCACGAAAGGAACATCCGATGAACATCGAACCGACCATCCCCACCATGAAGAACCCGCCGGAGCAGTTCGCCGGCGACGTGTGGCTCGACCTGATCGCGCTGCCCCACGACGCCGACCAGCGCACGACCGTGGCGCGCGTCCGGTTCGCGCCGGGCGGTCGCACCGCGTGGCACTCGCACGCGCGCGGACAGTACTGCCACGTGACCTCGGGCGTCGCGCGGTTCGGCACTCGCGACGGCAACATCGTCGAGGTCCGCGCGGGAGAGACGATCTAC from Microbacter sp. GSS18 harbors:
- a CDS encoding aldo/keto reductase, whose product is MIIEESYTLSNGVEIPKLGLGTWFINNADVVPAVKSALEVGYRHIDTAQAYRNEKGVGEAVRTAGVKREDVFVTTKLDAGAKSYKRAVAGIDRSLKTMGLDHIDMMIIHSPQPWTQFRGDKPFFEENRQVWKALEDAYTAGKLRAIGLSNFERADLDNILEVATVNPMVNQILAHIGNTPHELIEYTQSKGILVEAYSPVAHGQLLKNEQVKALAEKYGVSVPQLSIRYVLQLGLLPLPKTANPAHMKANAELDFVISDEDMATLQNIEPITDYGSASAMPVYGGKLTVGSMLKMIFSRD
- a CDS encoding NADP-dependent oxidoreductase, which translates into the protein MKAIGLTQYGGPEVLHPVDLPDPHPAAGEIRIRVAAAALNPADVMLRDGSLAAIYEGLELPYVPGMDVAGTVDEVGEGVDVEVGARVVAILDNTGSFGGYSEYVVVPAASATAAPAGADWAESASFLMNALTARNALDTLALPAGSTILVTGAAGAVGASSVALAHQDGLRVIALAGADDEADVRALGADVFVPRGDGAIEAILAAAPDGVDAVLDGATLYAAILPAVRDGGALIDLRFWDAEPERGIRVLHVNVRQRAQDQAAITRLREQVEGGILPLRVAATYPAVDAVAAHARLDAGGLRGRIVLAFPVDAAD
- a CDS encoding helix-turn-helix transcriptional regulator, with protein sequence MDNRTEVRDFLTARRARLKPEDVGLPNFGGRRHVKGLRREEVAMLAGVSSEYYARLERGDIAGVSDQVLDALADVLQLDDTERAHLANLARTASATGRTRRPKVAPQSVRPGVLAAVNAITGAPAFVRNGALDILAVNDLGRAYYAPLFEAAGDGTPNIAKFNVFDPAARSFYPDWTRAIDGTVAILRYEAAKNPYDRRITEVIGELSTRSEVFRDRWANAVVHRHDAGLKVAIHPAVGELSLHMVGTEVITEPGLSIMIYSAEAGSAGEEKLRLLASWAATAQVESADSDQTRNARS
- a CDS encoding cupin domain-containing protein, coding for MNIEPTIPTMKNPPEQFAGDVWLDLIALPHDADQRTTVARVRFAPGGRTAWHSHARGQYCHVTSGVARFGTRDGNIVEVRAGETIYTPPGEEHWHAAAPGMFMEHLAILEGGDDPATTTIWAEHITDDQYEGR